From the genome of Chanos chanos chromosome 5, fChaCha1.1, whole genome shotgun sequence, one region includes:
- the nfatc4 gene encoding nuclear factor of activated T-cells, cytoplasmic 4, which yields MHSPPPRRALVREFSGTYESLPARSIQVSESRVLECPSIQITTISPEDDTAPAGGGYWDGGGGWDRERLYLPLLDPFCYRDGMTGAGSLSPSPASSPSSCGWLSPASSCNSLLVEEEELNEAAAHFCLSPSSRPTSPGGKKRRNSPLASPSTSRRSSYSEDHPSLLEPGDCTPQSQAPPNSCELNIPQKTRKTSLEQVSSREVDQDQSATQSSPCPLPETLHLRRETPSMGMDYLSVPPALGWGRTRASAHSPVFRSNALPPLDWPLPSQFDQYELRIEVQPRPHHRAHYETEGSRGAVKASPGGHPVVKLLGYNERQPLSLQVFVGTADDRSIRPHPFYQIHRVTGKMVGTASQESIQAGTKLLDIPLNPDTNMTALIDCAGILKLRNSDIELRKGETDVGRKNTRVRLVFRTHLPLAPPLAPPGRVLALQVASLPIECSQRSAQELPVIESVSLTSCSVEGGEELLLRGTNFLPTSRVLFMERGTDGKLQWEEEAHVEREKSGESLLCVRVPAYNNLSVSGPVSVCLYVSNGKRKRSSTHCFKYLPIMFKEEDPLLSRPSAVPLEGMTLCPMGGPSVGDRGLHLRGDPSTEERSLSFHLPTYPNEYPYPGQGYQEEYCPKSEATEEGGGGRGALTERNPSFESLELGFTELLPPLYSRVPQPPSPSPSPSPWLDSPYLSSSPSPSHSSCLSPFPASSPISTSPLPPLPHSPYPHCPYPQEVCSSPPSNPSAYQDMYPPPYAPYESWEQQNQAPAERDNTTGMKIQEGPLDYPSHSSMHHITLEEVNEFIGEDIRSFQSGSHMDSRPG from the exons ATGCATTCTCCGCCCCCTAGGCGGGCACTGGTACGGGAGTTCAGTGGGACGTATGAGAGCCTTCCAGCCAGATCTATTCAG gTATCGGAGTCTAGGGTTCTGGAGTGCCCAAGCATTCAGATCACCACTATTTCTCCTGAGGATGACACTGCTCCAGCTGGAGGGGGGTACTGGgatggtgggggtgggtgggacAGAGAGCGTCTCTACCTGCCTCTGCTGGACCCGTTTTGTTACCGTGACGGCATGACAGGAGCAGGGTCCCTCAGCCCCAGCCCTGCTTCTAGTCCTTCCTCTTGCGGATGGCTCAGTCCAGCATCCAGCTGCAATTCACTCTtagtagaggaggaggagttgaaTGAAGCTGCTGCTCATTTTTGCCTCTCGCCCTCCTCCCGGCCTACTTCTCCTGGGGGTAAGAAACGCAGAAACTCCCCGCTGGCTTCCCCCAGCACCTCCCGCAGGAGCAGCTACTCTGAGGATCATCCTTCCCTCCTGGAACCAGGAGACTGTACACCACAGTCTCAGGCCCCGCCCAACAGCTGTGAACTGAACATCCCACAGAAGACCAGGAAAACCTCACTTGAACAG GTCTCATCTAGGGAGGTAGACCAGGACCAGTCTGCAACCCAGAGTTCTCCCTGTCCCCTTCCAGAGACTTTGCACCTGAGAAGGGAGACCCCTTCGATGGGCATGGACTACCTGTCTGTACCTCCTGCTCTTGGCTGGGGGAGGACAAGGGCGAgtgcacacagccctgtgttCAG GTCTAATGCTCTACCACCGCTGGACTGGCCGCTGCCGTCCCAGTTTGACCAGTATGAGTTGCGCATTGAAGTGCAGCCACGTCCACACCATCGCGCTCACTATGAAACTGAGGGAAGCCGTGGAGCAGTCAAGGCCTCGCCTGGAGGACATCCAGTGGTGAAG cTGTTGGGCTACAATGAGAGACAGCCACTGTCTTTGCAGGTGTTTGTGGGAACTGCTGATGACCGATCAATACGACCTCATCCCTTTTATCAAATACACAG ggtgacGGGGAAGATGGTGGGTACAGCGAGTCAGGAGAGTATCCAGGCTGGCACCAAACTACTGGACATCCCCCTGAACCCAGACACCAACATGACTGCCCT tattGATTGTGCAGGCATTTTGAAACTGAGAAACTCAGACATAGAGCttagaaaaggagagacagatgtgGGGAGAAAGAACACTCGAGTTCGTCTGGTCTTTCGCACTCACCTCCCTCTAGCCCCGCCCCTGGCCCCTCCGGGCCGGGTCCTCGCCCTGCAAGTTGCCTCCCTGCCTATAGAGTGCT CTCAGCGCTCTGCTCAGGAGCTGCCTGTGATCGAGTCTGTCAGTCTCACGTCCTGCTCTGTGGAGGGCGGGGAGGAGCTTCTCCTGCGTGGGACCAACTTTCTGCCCACCTCCAGGGTGCTTTTTATGGAGAGAGGCACAG ACGGAAAACTGCAGTGGGAGGAGGAGGCACATGTTGAGCGGGAAAAGAGCGGCGAG AGTTTACTGTGTGTGCGGGTCCCGGCCTATAACAATCTGTCTGTGAGTGGCCCGGTGTCTGTTTGCCTGTATGTCTCCAacgggaagagaaagaggagcagcacacactgttttaaatacCTGCCCA TCATGTTTAAAGAGGAAGATCCCCTCCTGTCCAGGCCCTCTGCCGTGCCACTGGAGGGAATGACGCTTTGCCCCATGGGGGGGCCCAGCGTAGGGGACAGAGGTCTTCATTTGAGGGGTGACccctccacagaggagaggagtttATCTTTCCACCTGCCCACCTACCCCAACGAGTACCCTTACCCAGGACAGGGTTACCAAGAAGAGTATTGCCCAAAATCCGAGGCCACAGAAGAGGGTGGAGGAGGTAGAGGGGCTCTGACTGAGAGGAATCCCAGTTTTGAGAGCTTGGAGCTGGGTTTCACTGAGCTCCTGCCTCCTCTGTATTCACGAGTCCCTCAACCTCCGTCTCCCTCCCCCTCGCCGTCTCCCTGGCTCGactctccctatctctcctcttccccttcTCCGTCACACTCCTCCTGTCTCAGCCCTTTCCCCGCCAGCAGTCCCATCTCGACCTCCCcgcttcctcctcttcctcactcacCCTATCCCCACTGCCCGTACCCCCAGGAGGTgtgctcctctcctccctccaaCCCCAGCGCCTACCAGGACATGTATCCTCCTCCCTATGCCCCGTATGAAAGCTGGGAACAGCAGAACCAGgctccagcagagagagataaCACCACAGGGATGAAGATCCAGGAGGGACCTTTGGATTATCCCAGCCACTCATCCATGCACCACATCACACTGGAGGAAG TAAATGAATTTATTGGAGAGGACATCAGATCCTTTCAATCTGGGTCTCACATGGACAGCAGACCCGGATGA
- the ltb4r2b gene encoding leukotriene B4 receptor 2b, with product MEKNISNISATAEPEDESLVSNDTSVTIGALILSIVFILGVPGNIFVMWSILARVRKRSVTSLLILNLAFADGLLMCLTIFFVIYLAQQTWVFGRAMCKVLFYLCNTNMYASVLLITLMSLHRLVAVVWPKRVSTFHARKIVIRVLCGLWVSVFILAVPAVVFRDIREDTAENGRDRIVCAPNHPKDGYIVMQYALETVLGFLIPYGVIIGSYVCILRRLRQTKFKRRIRSENLIQAIVVVFGIFWFPYHFINMVQVVAALSPENSKLKEKLDDIWVNSRAVTSSLAFISSCVNPVLYTFVALPYIRAEGLAFMARLFEGTAPDSGRKSRMNGQESQERDKNFDSLLICTF from the exons atggaaaaaaacatatCCAACATCTCAGCCACAGCAGAGCCTGAGGATGAAAGCCTTGTGAGTAATGACACATCCGTCACCATTGGCGCCCTCATCCTTAGCATTGTCTTCATCTTGGGAGTGCCTGGAAACATCTTCGTCATGTGGAGTATTCTGGCACGCGTCCGCAAGCGATCCGTCAcctccctcctcatcctcaaCTTGGCGTTTGCTGACGGCCTCCTCATGTGTCTCACCATTTTCTTTGTAATCTACCTTGCCCAGCAGACCTGGGTGTTTGGCAGAGCCATGTGCAAAGTGCTGTTCTACCTGTGTAACACTAACATGTATGCCTCCGTATTGCTCATCACTCTAATGAGCTTACACAGATTGGTGGCAGTGGTGTGGCCCAAGCGAGTGAGCACTTTCCACGCGCGTAAAATTGTCATAAGAGTGCTCTGTGGACTCTGGGTCTCCGTGTTTATTTTGGCTGTCCCAGCGGTGGTGTTTAGGGACATCAGGGAAGACACCGCCGAAAACGGGAGAGACCGAATAGTGTGTGCGCCCAACCACCCAAAGGACGGTTAT ATAGTGATGCAATACGCTCTGGAGACGGTGCTTGGGTTTCTGATTCCTTATGGGGTAATAATCGGTTCCTACGTGTGCATTCTACGTCGCCTTCGACAGACAAAGTTCAAAAGACGGATCCGCAGCGAGAATCTCATCCAAGCCATTGTTGTAGTCTTTGGCATTTTCTGGTTTCCTTATCACTTTATCAACATGGTGCAG GTGGTAGCTGCACTTTCACCAGAAAATTCAAAACTAAAAGAGAA GTTGGATGATATCTGGGTGAACAGTCGGGCAGTCACCTCCTCTCTGGCTTTCATCAGCAGTTGTGTCAACCCTGTTCTCTACACCTTCGTTGCGCTGCCCTACATCCGAGCAGAGGGCTTAGCATTCATGGCCCGTCTGTTTGAGGGCACGGCTCCAGATTCGGGCAGGAAGAGTCGGATGAACGGCCAAGAAAG TCAAGAACGGGACAAAAACTTCGACAGCCTGTTAAtatgtactttttaa
- the sdr39u1 gene encoding epimerase family protein SDR39U1, whose translation MRILIGGGSGFVGRELTRLLKSKGHEVTIISRQPGPGRITWSDLESGGLPPCEGAVNLTGENIMNPLRWWNDSYKKDLFSSRVDTTRSLAQAIAASPNPPHAWVLVTGVACYKPCLQTQYTEESEWTPFDFLSRLVKEWEGAARLPENVANITRQVVIRPGAVLGRDGGAMKQMLLPFWLGLGGTLGSGRQPFPWIHVSDLAGIIAHALEPSTDPPSNDPEVLNGVAPALNTNLEFTKELGRILRRPTIFPVPGFVMDALLGSERAVILTQGQKVVPKRTLESGFEYKYPDLTSALREIVGS comes from the exons ATGAGAATATTAATAG GTGGAGGGTCTGGGTTTGTGGGCCGTGAGCTCACTCGTTTGCTTAAGAGCAAAGGTCATGAGGTCACTATAATATCTCGGCAGCCTGGCCCAGGGAGAATCACATGG TCAGATCTGGAGTCTGGAGGCCTTCCACCATGTGAGGGTGCCGTAAACCTGACCGGGGAGAACATCATGAACCCATTGCGTTG GTGGAATGACAGTTACAAGAAAGATCTGTTCTCCAGTCGAGTTGACACCACCAGAAGTTTAGCTCAAGCCATTGCTGCCTCTCCCAATCCTCCTCATGCCTGGGTTCTTGTCACAGGTGTAG CATGTTATAAGCCTTGCCTTCAGACCCAGTACACTGAGGAGAGTGAATGGACACCCTTTGACTTCCTCTCACGACTAGTTAAAGAATGGGAGGGAGCCGCGCGTCTACCTGAAAATGTCGCAAACATCACCAGACAAGTCGTCATCAGGCCAG GTGCAGTATTGGGGCGTGACGGTGGAGCAATGAAACAGATGCTTTTGCCTTTCTGGTTAGGCCTTGGGGGCACTTTAGGTTCTGGACGACAGCCATTCCCCTGGATCCATGTCTCTGACCTGGCTGGAATCATTGCCCATGCATTAGAACCTTCCACAGATCCCCCTTCAAATGACCCAGAAGTGCTCAATGGCGTCGCCCCAGCACTAAACACTAATCTTGAATTCACTAAAGAACTGGGCAGGATCTTGAGGCGACCCACTATTTTTCCTGTGCCTGGCTTTGTTATGGATGCTCTCTTGGGTTCTGAGAGAGCGGTCATACTCACACAGGGTCAAAAAGTTGTGCCTAAAAGGACTCTGGAGTCAGGCTTTGAGTATAAATATCCAGATTTGACCTCTGCTCTCCGGGAAATTGTTGGAAGCTAG
- the mettl17 gene encoding methyltransferase-like protein 17, mitochondrial, which yields MSIPRNIISSVCSLCESAVSLRVTQRGLSAAAHSVIQTDSLKGTPHRKHPGLTNLKTLHLPEELQRGALSIILEAEVNRLSERAQNLTNFLWSRKRAAEDTQLRERAIALEKELLEKEKASHNIEGGRGLETRIKKRVLSELRRKTYHWTPLRYDKDLGVVYMAARLAGGYAAVKRALNEIKKRDSSFWPHSLLDFGSGLGTAVWASHALWGESLKEFVCVDSSGAMNSLAELLLKGGSEKNEPLINQVYFRQFLPVSPKVQSDLVVGAFALSELASQKEREDIVLTLWRKTNAYLVLVENGTKEGHQILMEARETVLKKQDKVIHDPRRPSVFAPCTHELPCPKMAKQPVVPCNFLQPYCPLPLPGNPDKQQEKFSYLILSRVEPVSIEVEKNAESDGLDWARLTAPVLRRAKHVHCHMCCSDGDLKHVVVTARRHGRDMYRCARRSDWGDRLPILQTGDDAQTDSADEPV from the exons ATGTCTATACCTAGAAATATAATTTCCAGTGTCTGTTCACTGTGCGAGTCAGCGGTGTCTTTGAGAGTGACACAACGG GGCCTAAGTGCAGCAGCCCATTCAGTTATCCAGACGGACTCCCTGAAAGGCACTCCTCACCGAAAGCATCCAGGTCTGACAAACCTTAAGACTCTTCACCTCCCAGAGGAGCTGCAGAGAGGGGCATTGTCCATCATTCTTG AAGCAGAGGTGAATAGGCTTTCTGAGAGAGCACAAAATCTCACCAACTTCCTCTGGAGCAGGAAGCGTGCAGCTGAAGACACACAACTTAGGGAAAGAGCGATTGCTCTGGAGAaggaactgttggagaaagaaaaagcatcCCATAATATAGAGG GCGGTCGTGGACTGGAAACTCGAATCAAGAAGCGAGTGTTGTCTGAGCTTAGGAGAAAAACCTACCACTGGACCCCTCTCAG GTATGATAAAGATCTGGGTGTGGTGTACATGGCTGCTAGACTTGCAGGTGGTTATGCTGCAGTTAAAAGAGCACTGAAtgag ataaagaaaagagattCTTCATTTTGGCCACACTCTCTCTTGGACTTTGGCTCAGGGCTGGGAACGGCAGTCTG GGCATCACATGCGCTCTGGGGGGAGTCTTTgaaggagtttgtgtgtgtggacagttcTGGAGCAATGAACTCCTTAGCAGAACTGCTTCTCAAAG GAGGCAGTGAGAAAAATGAGCCTCTCATCAATCAAGTCTACTTCCGACAGTTTCTCCCCGTTTCCCCAAAG gtGCAGTCAGATTTAGTGGTGGGAGCTTTCGCATTGTCTGAGTTAGCCAGTCAAAAGGAACGTGAGGACATTGTACTGACACTGTGGAGAAAAACCAACGCCTACCTC GTGCTTGTAGAAAACGGGACCAAAGAAGGACACCAGATTCTCATGGAGGCCAGAGAGACAGTACTTAAG AAGCAAGACAAGGTGATCCATGACCCCAGAAGACCATCTGTATTTGCCCCA TGCACTCATGAGCTTCCATGTCCCAAAATGGCCAAGCAGCCAGTAGTGCCATGCAACTTCCTTCAGCCTTACTGCCCCCTGCCTTTACCCGGG aaCCCAGATAAACAGCAGGAGAAGTTCAGTTACCTGATTCTATCCAGGGTGGAACCAGTGAGCATAGAGGTAGAGAAGAATGCAGAAAGTGATGGGTTAGACTGGGCTAGGCTAACTGCACCAGTCCTGCGCAGGGCCAAACATGTTCACTGCCACATGTGCTGCTCTGATGGAGACCTCAAACATGTTGTGGTCACTGCCCGTCGTCATGGCAG AGACATGTACCGCTGTGCCCGGAGAAGCGACTGGGGAGATCGGCTTCCGATCCTTCAAACAGGGGACGACGCTCAAACAGACTCAGCGGATGAGCCAGTGTAA